One Aureibacter tunicatorum DNA window includes the following coding sequences:
- a CDS encoding energy transducer TonB, with protein sequence MILLGLNATFSFAQNGEKAKRKYKIRDNEKVYFRPDERPTYKDGRKAYFSELSRSLNYPIKARRFGIDGRVLVEVLLDEHGNIYGTEILEGPGYGLNEEAERVVLKIKGWLPAKENNEPVKSSIIIPVIFYLRK encoded by the coding sequence ATGATTTTACTGGGCTTGAATGCGACTTTTAGTTTTGCACAAAATGGAGAAAAGGCTAAAAGGAAATATAAGATTAGAGATAATGAAAAAGTATATTTTAGGCCTGATGAAAGACCAACTTATAAAGATGGAAGGAAAGCTTATTTTTCTGAACTTTCAAGAAGCTTAAATTATCCCATTAAAGCGCGAAGATTCGGGATTGATGGAAGAGTTCTAGTTGAGGTATTACTGGATGAGCATGGCAATATTTATGGAACGGAGATATTGGAAGGTCCAGGTTATGGTCTTAATGAAGAAGCGGAAAGGGTTGTTTTAAAAATCAAAGGATGGCTTCCTGCAAAAGAAAATAATGAGCCGGTAAAATCCAGTATTATAATCCCTGTAATTTTTTATTTAAGAAAATAA
- the buk gene encoding butyrate kinase has protein sequence MKKLKILVINPGSTSTKVAVFENKVPVIEKSISHSDKELSQFDDLLGQYDFRKGIILQWLNENNVEIRQLDYVIGRGGLIQPVTSGIYQVNDKMIEDLKTSAMKHASSLGAFIAQEIALQIGKEAYIADPIVVDELDDIARVSGHPLYERKSVFHALNHKAIARRHADLMDAECSELRLIVAHLGGGISVGAHRYGKVVDVNQALDGEGPFSPERSGSLPVGDIIRNAFSNQYSKSEMHSNLVGNGGMKAYLGTNDGKEVADRILEGDLQALEVIKAMAYQVSKSIGEMATVLKGKVDAILLTGGMARDEVITNEIIARTNFIAPVHIYPGEDEMLALAENIILMDHGKLKAKEYMG, from the coding sequence ATGAAAAAACTAAAAATACTTGTGATCAACCCCGGATCTACTTCTACAAAAGTAGCTGTATTTGAAAATAAAGTCCCTGTTATTGAAAAATCAATCAGTCATAGCGATAAAGAATTATCTCAATTCGATGATTTGCTCGGGCAGTATGATTTTAGAAAAGGAATTATTCTCCAATGGTTGAATGAAAATAATGTTGAGATCCGCCAACTTGACTATGTCATTGGAAGAGGAGGACTTATTCAGCCGGTTACTTCTGGAATATACCAAGTCAATGACAAAATGATAGAAGATCTCAAGACCAGCGCAATGAAGCATGCAAGCAGTTTGGGGGCGTTTATTGCTCAAGAAATTGCCCTGCAGATAGGGAAAGAAGCGTATATCGCCGACCCTATTGTAGTTGATGAATTGGATGATATAGCACGAGTGTCAGGACATCCACTGTACGAGAGAAAATCGGTTTTTCATGCGCTTAATCATAAAGCTATCGCTAGAAGACATGCGGATTTGATGGATGCAGAGTGCAGTGAGTTGAGATTGATAGTCGCCCATTTGGGTGGCGGGATATCTGTGGGAGCGCACAGATATGGTAAAGTAGTGGATGTGAATCAAGCATTGGATGGAGAAGGGCCTTTTAGTCCGGAGAGATCAGGGTCATTGCCTGTAGGTGATATCATAAGAAACGCGTTTTCAAATCAATACTCAAAGAGCGAAATGCATTCAAATCTAGTAGGAAATGGAGGAATGAAAGCATACTTGGGCACAAATGATGGAAAGGAAGTGGCTGACAGGATTTTGGAAGGAGACCTTCAAGCTTTGGAAGTGATCAAAGCCATGGCTTATCAAGTTTCAAAGTCAATTGGGGAGATGGCGACAGTGCTCAAGGGAAAAGTTGACGCGATTTTGCTTACCGGAGGTATGGCCAGAGATGAAGTAATCACCAACGAGATTATCGCTAGGACGAATTTTATAGCGCCGGTGCACATATACCCCGGTGAAGACGAGATGCTGGCGCTTGCAGAGAATATTATACTAATGGATCACGGCAAACTCAAAGCGAAAGAATATATGGGTTGA